The following are from one region of the Sulfurimicrobium lacus genome:
- a CDS encoding class I SAM-dependent methyltransferase, whose translation MGEFADSALTRPYDRIFRLIQKRVADKIKLPVEIQLWGNRTYRLGKGEPAVQILVKDRHGLAALRDLDEVKICEAYMAGNLDVAGDMLGFASLRGLLRDHHPLHTLWRRIAPLFVGRVQTDRRAIAGHYDFSNEFYLKFMDPTRCYSQAVFEHDDESLEAAQHRKLDFAIDACRLKPGDHVLDVGGGWGRFTEHAGRRGIHVTSLTISEQSEAFLTDLIKRLQLPCRVLNQDFWEHTSPYPYDAIVILGVMEHLPDYPAVLRHLQRLLKPGGRVYLDASAYREKYSKPTFVSRYIFPGDHAYFCLHAFLAEVAKSELEVLEVHNDRHNYFLTCKIWAENLEDARDEIVSRWGEMLYRRFRLYLWGSAHAFLSHGMDAYRVVLELPYDSVSSSDAYGEHMDMVGLA comes from the coding sequence ATGGGTGAATTTGCCGATTCTGCTTTGACAAGGCCTTATGACAGAATATTCAGGCTGATTCAAAAGCGGGTAGCCGACAAGATAAAACTGCCCGTCGAAATCCAGTTGTGGGGTAATCGCACCTATCGTTTAGGGAAAGGCGAGCCCGCAGTCCAGATACTGGTCAAGGATCGTCACGGGCTGGCTGCCCTCAGAGACCTGGATGAGGTGAAAATTTGCGAAGCCTACATGGCCGGAAACCTGGATGTCGCGGGCGACATGCTGGGATTCGCCAGCCTCCGCGGGCTGTTGCGCGACCACCATCCGCTGCATACTCTGTGGCGGCGGATTGCACCATTGTTCGTAGGTCGGGTGCAGACCGACCGGCGGGCGATTGCCGGGCACTATGATTTCAGCAACGAGTTCTATCTCAAATTCATGGACCCTACCCGCTGCTATTCGCAAGCGGTATTCGAGCACGACGACGAGTCACTGGAAGCGGCCCAACACCGTAAGCTCGATTTTGCCATCGACGCTTGCCGGCTAAAACCGGGGGATCACGTCCTGGACGTCGGCGGCGGCTGGGGCAGATTCACCGAGCATGCAGGACGACGCGGCATTCACGTCACATCGCTGACTATTTCAGAACAGTCCGAAGCTTTTCTGACCGACTTGATCAAGCGGCTGCAGCTCCCCTGCAGGGTGCTGAATCAGGACTTCTGGGAACACACATCGCCCTATCCTTACGATGCCATCGTTATCCTCGGCGTGATGGAGCACCTGCCCGACTATCCGGCCGTGCTACGGCATCTTCAACGCTTGCTGAAACCCGGGGGGCGCGTATACCTCGACGCCAGCGCATATCGGGAAAAGTATTCCAAGCCGACCTTCGTATCCCGCTATATCTTTCCGGGCGACCATGCCTACTTCTGCCTCCACGCTTTCCTGGCAGAAGTCGCGAAAAGCGAACTGGAAGTGTTGGAAGTGCATAACGACAGGCATAACTACTTCCTCACGTGCAAGATCTGGGCCGAGAACCTGGAGGACGCTCGCGATGAAATTGTCAGCCGTTGGGGCGAAATGCTTTATCGGCGGTTTCGCCTGTATCTCTGGGGCTCGGCACATGCCTTTCTCAGCCACGGAATGGATGCGTATCGGGTGGTTCTGGAGCTTCCCTATGACAGCGTAAGCAGCAGCGACGCCTATGGCGAGCATATGGATATGGTTGGTCTCGCATGA
- a CDS encoding chaperone modulator CbpM — protein sequence MENGNRLPQLAICILEEQTQVTLADLCHACAVHAERIIELVDIGLLEPRGREPARWRFSGASLQRARRALRLQRDIGVDLAGAALALELLDEIESLRARLRALGGE from the coding sequence ATGGAAAACGGAAACAGGCTGCCGCAACTCGCGATATGCATACTGGAAGAGCAAACCCAGGTGACGCTGGCTGATCTATGCCACGCCTGCGCCGTTCACGCCGAACGGATCATCGAACTGGTGGATATCGGCCTGCTGGAGCCTCGTGGCCGCGAACCGGCGCGCTGGCGTTTCAGCGGCGCCAGCCTGCAACGCGCCCGCCGGGCTTTGCGCCTGCAGCGCGATATCGGCGTCGATCTCGCCGGAGCGGCGCTGGCGCTGGAATTGCTCGACGAGATCGAGTCGCTACGCGCGCGGCTACGGGCGCTGGGCGGCGAGTGA
- a CDS encoding DnaJ C-terminal domain-containing protein yields the protein MQFKDYYQVMGVARDATQDEIRRAYRKLARKYHPDVSKEPDAENRFKELGEAYEVLKDAEKRTAYDQLGTNFKGGQEFRPPPDWNAGFEFSGGGFTGGDAADYSDFFESLFGRSFHAGGGGRAPFPARGEDHHAKVLIDLEDAYQGATRTITLRVPGVDARGHVVTRERVLNVSIPKGIREGQHIRLSGQGSPGAGEGQAGDLYLEIEFRAHPLYRVEGRDIYLDLPVAPWEAALGATVKVPTLGGIVELKIPEGSMSGRKLRLKGRGIPGVPPGDCYVILAIALPPADSETAKGFYRKMAQELNFNPRAKLGV from the coding sequence ATGCAATTCAAGGACTATTACCAGGTCATGGGCGTCGCGCGTGACGCGACCCAGGATGAAATCCGGAGAGCCTATCGCAAACTGGCACGCAAATATCATCCGGATGTCAGCAAGGAACCCGACGCCGAGAACCGTTTCAAGGAGTTGGGCGAAGCCTATGAGGTGCTGAAGGATGCGGAAAAGCGCACCGCTTACGATCAGCTTGGCACCAATTTTAAAGGAGGGCAGGAGTTTCGTCCGCCGCCAGACTGGAACGCAGGCTTCGAATTCAGCGGTGGCGGTTTTACGGGCGGCGATGCGGCGGACTACAGCGACTTCTTCGAATCCCTGTTCGGGCGAAGTTTCCACGCGGGCGGCGGTGGGCGCGCGCCCTTCCCTGCCAGGGGCGAGGACCACCACGCCAAGGTGCTCATCGATCTGGAAGACGCATACCAGGGCGCAACCCGGACCATCACGCTGCGGGTTCCCGGCGTGGATGCACGGGGCCATGTCGTCACCAGAGAGCGTGTCCTCAACGTAAGCATCCCGAAGGGCATCCGCGAAGGCCAGCACATCCGCCTCAGCGGACAGGGCAGTCCTGGCGCCGGAGAAGGTCAGGCAGGCGATCTGTATCTCGAGATCGAATTTCGGGCGCACCCGCTTTACCGGGTCGAAGGCCGGGATATCTATCTCGACTTGCCGGTGGCCCCCTGGGAGGCGGCGCTGGGCGCCACCGTCAAAGTGCCGACGCTCGGCGGCATAGTGGAACTCAAAATACCCGAGGGCTCGATGTCCGGGCGCAAGCTACGGCTGAAGGGGCGCGGCATACCGGGTGTTCCGCCCGGCGACTGCTATGTAATTCTGGCCATCGCGCTGCCCCCTGCCGATAGCGAAACAGCCAAGGGCTTCTACCGGAAAATGGCGCAGGAATTGAACTTCAACCCACGCGCCAAACTGGGGGTATAG
- a CDS encoding carboxypeptidase regulatory-like domain-containing protein, with protein MRQHAIWKVFVLAGALLAPCVGFSAETGVITQSQSDNGIAYMSGGVGLDEREAMHSLATNYNLRLVFAGEEGAYLSDVKVDIRDTAGRNILSAVSNGPWFFAKLPGGRYRIMVEAGGKKMTRSAVVGSRSQTALKFYWPD; from the coding sequence ATGCGACAACATGCGATATGGAAGGTGTTTGTTCTGGCTGGCGCCCTGCTTGCTCCTTGCGTGGGATTTTCCGCAGAAACCGGCGTCATTACCCAAAGCCAGAGCGACAATGGCATTGCCTACATGAGCGGTGGGGTGGGCTTGGACGAACGCGAAGCGATGCATAGCCTCGCCACGAATTACAATTTGCGGCTTGTTTTTGCCGGCGAGGAAGGCGCCTATCTTTCCGATGTGAAAGTGGACATCCGGGATACTGCGGGGCGCAATATCCTTTCCGCCGTTTCCAACGGTCCGTGGTTCTTCGCGAAGCTGCCTGGTGGCCGCTACAGAATCATGGTGGAAGCGGGGGGCAAGAAGATGACAAGGTCTGCGGTAGTAGGCAGCCGAAGCCAAACAGCGCTGAAATTTTATTGGCCTGATTGA
- a CDS encoding DUF3309 family protein, which translates to MSLGTILLIVIVLMLIGAIPTWPHSRSWGYGPSGGLGLVVVIVLILLLLGMI; encoded by the coding sequence ATGAGTTTGGGAACCATACTATTGATCGTTATAGTCCTGATGCTGATCGGCGCCATTCCAACCTGGCCGCACAGCAGGAGTTGGGGTTACGGCCCCAGCGGTGGGCTTGGGCTGGTGGTCGTGATCGTGCTTATTCTGCTGTTGCTGGGGATGATATAG